The Burkholderia ambifaria AMMD genome includes a region encoding these proteins:
- a CDS encoding nitroreductase: MAQCNAPFNAGIEMDRLSPPPLNTFADVAHAVDWALVTRRSVRAFLPTPVPREHIEAILDVARFSATGVNIQPWHVHVVTGATKSRLSAAINEINDDPDRSSDLDEPYDYYPREWIAPYVDRRRAVGWNLYGLLGIEKGDKERMHVQHGRNYNFFDAPVGLFFTVDRVMREGSLLDTGMFLQSVMIAARARGLDTCPQAAFNKFHRVIANELSIPDNQMLVCGMSLGYADHGCIENTLVTERSPVRDFTTFYNE; the protein is encoded by the coding sequence ATGGCTCAGTGCAACGCACCTTTCAATGCCGGTATCGAAATGGACCGCCTTTCTCCTCCTCCGTTGAACACGTTCGCCGACGTGGCCCACGCCGTCGATTGGGCGCTCGTCACGCGGCGCAGCGTCCGTGCTTTCCTGCCCACGCCGGTTCCTCGCGAGCACATCGAGGCCATCCTCGACGTGGCGCGCTTCAGCGCAACCGGCGTCAACATCCAGCCGTGGCATGTGCATGTCGTGACCGGCGCGACGAAGTCCCGCCTGTCTGCCGCCATCAACGAGATCAATGACGATCCTGACCGCAGCTCCGACCTGGACGAGCCCTACGACTACTACCCGCGCGAATGGATCGCACCGTATGTGGATCGCCGGCGCGCGGTTGGCTGGAACCTGTATGGCTTGCTGGGCATCGAGAAGGGTGACAAGGAGCGCATGCACGTCCAGCACGGTCGCAACTACAACTTCTTCGACGCACCGGTGGGCCTGTTCTTCACGGTTGACCGGGTTATGCGTGAAGGCAGTCTGCTCGACACGGGGATGTTCCTGCAAAGCGTGATGATCGCCGCCCGGGCGCGCGGCCTCGACACCTGCCCGCAGGCGGCCTTCAACAAGTTCCACCGCGTCATCGCCAACGAACTGTCCATTCCCGACAACCAGATGTTGGTGTGCGGCATGAGCCTCGGTTATGCGGATCACGGCTGCATCGAGAACACGCTGGTGACGGAGCGCAGTCCGGTACGCGATTTCACCACTTTTTATAATGAATGA
- a CDS encoding MFS transporter yields MNQIDVYSLAGRARFNGFHALVLFWCVLMLILDGYDLAVVGAALPSIMKDMHIDATSAGIMAGSTLFGVMLGAIFLGTLADRFGRPTMMCVCVALFSLFTAAAGLTSDPVSFSVTRFVAGLGIGGVLPIVTAQMAEFSPNALRTRLVTLVFAGYSIGGILVALTAKQLIGSYGWQSVFFAAGLPVLLIPFIIKTMPHSMVFLIKRGRHDKLRAVLKRLVPDYSSSGQEQFAGGSSDKAQDASVRRLFQDGRGFSTSMIWVAFMTGLFMVYALSSWLTKLMAMAGYSLGSALNFVIVFNVGAIAGAIFGGWLSDKVNIKRVLIAFYVVGAVALSLMGYTKSTVSLFVVVFVVGASTLGTQLLAYAYAGDFYPHAIRSTGVGFASGVGRIGAIVAPVLIGWLVSLKLPLEQNFMAIGLAGLVGAAAVTLINQTRADSHRSNSAPVVAVQGSAGS; encoded by the coding sequence ATGAACCAGATAGACGTGTACTCACTCGCCGGTCGGGCCAGATTCAATGGCTTTCATGCCCTTGTGCTGTTCTGGTGTGTCCTGATGTTGATACTCGACGGCTACGATCTTGCCGTCGTCGGCGCGGCGCTGCCGTCGATCATGAAGGACATGCACATCGACGCGACCAGCGCGGGCATCATGGCTGGCTCGACGCTGTTTGGCGTCATGCTCGGGGCCATTTTCCTCGGCACGCTAGCTGACCGTTTCGGACGACCAACTATGATGTGCGTTTGCGTGGCGCTGTTCAGTCTGTTCACCGCGGCCGCCGGGTTGACGAGCGATCCCGTCAGTTTCAGCGTCACGCGCTTCGTCGCCGGCCTGGGCATTGGCGGCGTGTTGCCGATCGTCACCGCGCAGATGGCGGAGTTTTCGCCCAATGCGTTGCGAACCCGCTTGGTCACGCTGGTGTTCGCCGGATATTCGATTGGCGGAATTCTGGTGGCGCTGACCGCGAAGCAGCTGATCGGCAGCTACGGCTGGCAATCGGTCTTTTTCGCCGCGGGCCTGCCCGTCCTGCTGATCCCGTTCATCATCAAGACAATGCCCCATTCAATGGTCTTTCTGATCAAACGCGGCCGGCACGACAAACTGCGCGCGGTGCTGAAGCGGTTGGTGCCCGACTATTCGTCGAGCGGTCAAGAGCAGTTTGCGGGAGGTTCGTCAGACAAAGCCCAGGACGCCTCGGTGCGACGCCTCTTCCAGGACGGGCGCGGCTTCAGTACCTCGATGATCTGGGTTGCGTTCATGACGGGCCTCTTCATGGTCTACGCGCTCAGTTCGTGGTTGACCAAGCTGATGGCCATGGCCGGATATAGCCTCGGCTCGGCGTTGAACTTCGTGATTGTGTTCAACGTCGGCGCCATCGCCGGTGCGATCTTCGGCGGCTGGCTCAGCGACAAGGTCAACATCAAGCGCGTGCTGATTGCGTTTTACGTCGTCGGGGCGGTTGCGCTGTCACTGATGGGCTACACGAAGTCGACCGTATCGTTGTTTGTCGTCGTATTCGTGGTCGGCGCATCGACGCTCGGTACGCAATTGCTTGCGTACGCGTATGCCGGTGACTTCTATCCCCATGCGATCCGGTCTACGGGTGTCGGCTTTGCTTCCGGCGTGGGCCGGATCGGCGCGATCGTGGCGCCGGTGCTCATCGGTTGGCTCGTGTCCTTGAAGCTGCCGCTCGAGCAGAATTTCATGGCCATCGGCCTGGCGGGCCTCGTCGGCGCGGCGGCGGTGACGCTGATCAACCAGACACGTGCCGACTCGCATCGCTCGAACAGTGCGCCTGTTGTCGCGGTTCAGGGTAGCGCCGGCAGCTGA
- a CDS encoding tannase/feruloyl esterase family alpha/beta hydrolase, protein MSATLVADTASGNRNGEYCKVLGTIHPVDFNAPDIRAEVDLPTNFNGKAVHFGGGGFDGTIADTEGSPADGFLAGAEPAGVSTPLRRGYVTMGSDSGHEGNALDGSFAANDEALANYAGDHIKKTHDFAAFLAKARYGSDFVHSYFIGGSSGGRQGLIAAQRFPHDYDGIISTYPASGITGLWLQMGRISRSLLAPGGYITPAKGKVVLAAVIKQCDALDGVTDGIISNPAACVFDPAAIRCSGGGDTGDSCLSDAQINTLNTAGTPLDFSFDLANGIHTFPAYNAFSGADFWSTPLAWGSSAADATVEPGVVGKTAFFYAFPNDMLRFAVARDAAASILNFNPANPGSLTSRVQAVSALMDSTGTDLSQFQSRGGKIILQHGQSDQFIPAQLSIDYYNRLVSRFGQGPLSQFLKFYLVPGAAHSFGGQFNGSYDGLTALDNWVTKGIAPKDLTITDLTPATAGRTRPLCEYPQWPKYIGGDQNLAASFSCSN, encoded by the coding sequence GTGTCCGCGACGCTCGTCGCCGATACCGCTTCTGGTAACCGCAATGGTGAGTACTGCAAAGTGCTTGGCACCATTCACCCGGTCGATTTCAATGCACCCGATATTCGGGCGGAAGTGGATCTTCCGACCAACTTCAACGGAAAAGCGGTCCACTTTGGCGGCGGCGGATTTGACGGCACCATTGCCGATACCGAGGGTTCGCCCGCCGACGGATTCCTGGCGGGGGCAGAGCCCGCTGGTGTCAGTACGCCGTTGCGCAGGGGCTACGTAACGATGGGGAGCGACAGCGGGCATGAGGGAAACGCGCTGGACGGTTCGTTTGCGGCGAACGACGAGGCACTTGCCAACTACGCAGGCGACCACATCAAGAAGACGCATGATTTCGCAGCCTTCCTCGCTAAGGCACGATATGGGTCGGACTTCGTGCATAGTTATTTCATCGGCGGCTCGAGCGGCGGACGACAAGGCTTGATCGCCGCGCAACGCTTCCCGCACGACTACGACGGCATCATTTCCACCTATCCCGCGTCGGGAATTACTGGGCTGTGGTTGCAGATGGGCAGGATCTCGCGATCTCTGCTGGCGCCCGGCGGATACATCACGCCCGCCAAAGGCAAGGTCGTGCTCGCAGCGGTCATCAAGCAATGCGACGCGCTGGACGGTGTGACCGACGGCATTATCAGCAACCCGGCTGCGTGCGTGTTCGATCCGGCAGCGATTCGCTGCTCGGGCGGCGGCGACACCGGCGACAGTTGCTTGTCGGACGCGCAAATCAATACGCTGAACACCGCCGGCACACCGCTCGACTTCAGCTTCGATCTGGCAAACGGAATTCACACCTTTCCGGCATATAACGCGTTCTCCGGTGCGGACTTTTGGTCGACTCCGCTGGCCTGGGGTAGTTCCGCCGCCGATGCGACGGTCGAGCCCGGGGTCGTCGGCAAGACCGCATTCTTTTACGCGTTTCCCAATGACATGCTCCGGTTCGCGGTCGCTCGCGACGCTGCCGCCAGCATTCTGAATTTCAATCCTGCGAACCCGGGCTCATTGACCTCGCGCGTCCAGGCAGTCAGCGCGCTCATGGACAGCACCGGCACCGACTTGAGTCAATTTCAGAGCCGTGGCGGCAAGATCATTCTCCAGCACGGACAATCCGATCAGTTCATCCCGGCGCAATTGTCGATCGATTACTACAACAGGCTGGTATCCCGATTCGGGCAGGGGCCGCTCAGTCAATTTCTGAAGTTCTACCTGGTTCCGGGTGCAGCCCACAGCTTCGGCGGACAATTCAATGGTTCATATGACGGCCTGACGGCATTGGACAACTGGGTGACGAAAGGAATCGCGCCCAAAGATCTCACCATTACCGACCTGACTCCGGCAACAGCCGGACGTACCCGCCCGCTGTGCGAATACCCGCAGTGGCCGAAATACATCGGGGGCGACCAGAATCTGGCGGCGAGCTTCTCGTGCTCGAACTAG
- a CDS encoding AraC family transcriptional regulator → MNDAQDKGTTSISLVREAILVATQRNLDVSAVLQHAGIAAELLNAPRARVPALAFSRLWAALADLMDDEFFGLDSHPLRRGSYALMCHAVLHSDNLEHALRRMLKFLRAVLDDIHGELRCEGEHAVIVLHDDGRTRRLFAYGTWFILVHGFACWLARRRIPLIEMRFRASAPSDDSDYRMRFCEDVTFSADETLIRFDRSFLDLKLSGTEESLRAFLENAPANILVKYRNESSTTAQVRRRLRNQAPDDWPDLDALSRLLNLSAATLQRRLLAEGTNYRQLKDELRRDIAIELFSSTSLTVAEVAARTGFQEASAFHRAFRKWTGASPGMYRHGKTNA, encoded by the coding sequence ATGAACGATGCTCAAGACAAGGGCACAACCTCCATCAGCCTGGTACGTGAGGCCATTCTCGTGGCGACACAGCGGAATCTCGATGTGTCGGCCGTCCTGCAGCACGCTGGAATCGCAGCGGAATTGTTGAATGCGCCGAGAGCCCGCGTGCCTGCGCTGGCCTTTTCGCGCCTGTGGGCGGCGCTGGCCGACTTGATGGACGACGAGTTCTTTGGTCTCGACAGCCACCCACTGCGCCGGGGCAGTTACGCGCTGATGTGTCACGCGGTGCTGCATTCGGACAATCTGGAGCACGCGCTGCGTCGCATGCTGAAGTTCCTGCGTGCCGTGCTCGACGACATTCACGGCGAGTTGCGCTGCGAAGGCGAGCATGCGGTGATCGTCCTGCATGACGATGGACGCACACGCCGGCTCTTTGCCTACGGCACGTGGTTCATCCTCGTGCACGGTTTTGCATGCTGGCTCGCGCGCAGACGGATTCCGCTGATCGAGATGAGGTTTCGCGCGTCGGCGCCAAGCGATGACAGCGACTACCGCATGCGCTTCTGCGAGGACGTGACGTTCTCCGCGGACGAGACCCTGATCCGGTTCGATCGCAGTTTCCTCGACCTCAAGCTGTCCGGCACGGAAGAGAGCCTGCGTGCATTCCTGGAGAATGCACCGGCCAATATCCTGGTCAAGTATCGCAATGAATCGAGCACGACGGCCCAGGTGAGGCGCCGACTCAGAAACCAGGCCCCCGACGACTGGCCGGACCTCGACGCGCTCTCGCGGTTGCTGAATCTATCCGCGGCCACGCTGCAACGCCGCCTGCTAGCCGAAGGCACGAACTACCGGCAACTGAAAGACGAATTGCGCCGTGACATCGCAATCGAGTTGTTCTCCAGCACTTCCCTGACGGTCGCCGAAGTCGCGGCAAGGACTGGATTTCAGGAAGCCAGCGCTTTTCACAGGGCCTTCAGGAAGTGGACGGGGGCCAGCCCGGGAATGTACCGCCACGGTAAGACGAACGCTTGA
- a CDS encoding MFS transporter, with product MRYVPSWTSVSPAASVPDETASRGDEPHCLPRVAIAAAALGNATEWFDYGIYAYGLAYISAALFPGNTASATLFALGTFAISFLIRPLGGLFWGPLGDRLGRKRVLALTVLTMSGATLLVGLLPTYATAGWLAPAALIVLRMVQGFSTGGEYGGAATFIAEYAPDSRRGLCGSFLEFATIAGFSLGALLMLGFALLLGDSSMHAWGWRLPFLVAAPLGLIGFYLRSRLEETPVFRELEEQAQRREQSTAATALPVGQLLVRYARPLLLLGGLVVALNVVNYVLLAYMPTYMHKELGVSENMSLLIPLIGMLAMMVLLPFAGWLSDRVGRKTMWWISLVGLFVAAVPMFTLMTHGVLGAFIGFAVLGLLYVPQLATISAMFPAMFPTHVRYAGMAIAYNVSTSLFGGTAPIVNDWLIGKTGNTMIPAYYMMAACAVGLVALAGVIETRGCSLRGDTVPGRAG from the coding sequence ATGCGATACGTGCCATCGTGGACTTCCGTTTCCCCCGCCGCGTCCGTCCCGGACGAGACGGCTTCCCGCGGCGACGAGCCGCACTGCCTGCCGCGGGTCGCGATCGCGGCCGCCGCCCTCGGCAACGCGACCGAATGGTTCGATTACGGCATTTACGCGTACGGGCTCGCCTACATCTCCGCGGCGCTGTTTCCCGGCAACACGGCCAGTGCGACGTTGTTCGCGCTCGGCACCTTCGCCATCTCGTTCCTGATCCGCCCGCTCGGCGGCCTGTTCTGGGGCCCGCTCGGCGACCGCCTCGGCCGCAAGCGGGTGCTCGCGCTGACCGTGCTCACGATGTCGGGTGCAACCCTGCTGGTCGGCTTGCTGCCGACCTACGCGACGGCCGGCTGGCTCGCGCCGGCGGCACTCATCGTGCTGCGCATGGTGCAGGGCTTCTCGACCGGCGGCGAATACGGCGGCGCGGCGACCTTCATTGCCGAATACGCACCGGATTCGCGCCGCGGCCTGTGCGGCAGCTTCCTCGAATTCGCGACGATTGCCGGGTTCTCGCTCGGCGCGCTGCTGATGCTCGGCTTCGCGCTGCTGCTCGGCGACTCGTCGATGCACGCATGGGGCTGGCGCCTGCCATTCCTCGTCGCGGCCCCGCTCGGGCTGATCGGCTTCTACCTGCGTTCGCGCCTCGAGGAAACGCCGGTGTTCCGCGAGCTCGAGGAGCAGGCGCAGCGGCGCGAGCAGAGCACCGCCGCCACCGCGCTGCCGGTCGGCCAGCTGCTGGTGCGCTATGCGCGGCCGCTGCTGCTGCTCGGCGGGCTCGTCGTCGCGTTGAACGTCGTCAACTACGTACTGCTCGCGTACATGCCGACCTACATGCACAAGGAACTCGGTGTCAGCGAGAACATGTCGCTGCTGATTCCGCTGATCGGCATGCTCGCGATGATGGTGCTGCTGCCGTTCGCCGGCTGGCTGTCGGATCGCGTCGGCCGCAAGACGATGTGGTGGATCTCGCTCGTCGGGCTGTTCGTCGCGGCCGTGCCGATGTTCACGCTGATGACGCACGGCGTGCTCGGCGCATTCATCGGCTTCGCGGTGCTCGGCCTGCTGTACGTACCGCAGCTCGCGACCATTTCCGCGATGTTCCCGGCGATGTTCCCGACCCACGTGCGGTATGCGGGCATGGCGATCGCATACAACGTGTCGACGTCGCTGTTCGGCGGCACCGCGCCGATCGTCAACGACTGGCTGATCGGCAAGACCGGCAATACGATGATTCCCGCGTACTACATGATGGCGGCCTGTGCGGTCGGGCTGGTTGCGCTGGCGGGCGTGATCGAGACGCGCGGGTGTTCGCTGCGCGGGGACACGGTGCCGGGGCGAGCGGGCTGA
- a CDS encoding dihydroxyacetone kinase family protein, translating to MKKLVNHPSDVVREMLEGIARQSPHLAILGDEHVLVRQPLPEPSQRPVAILSGGGSGHEPAHGGYVGEGMLSAAVCGEVFTSPSTDAVLAAIRASAGPNGALLVVKNYTGDRLNFGLAAELARAEGIPVETVIVADDVSLRGRVARGQRRGIAGTVLIHKLAGAAAARGLPLARVAAIARDAAVDLGTMGVALDGCTIPGAGKSGFSLADHEIELGLGIHGEKGVERTAPLPADALVDTLLSSIVADLVLDRGERVALFVNGLGATPDMELAIVLRAAYDNLSRRGITVARAWAGTFLSALNMPGCSISLLRLNDERAALLDAPTQARAWPGGGAVNPQIHLAAAAAHDEPLPPLDAAGRAWAARLQPALHAVAQALIDNEATLTELDTAAGDGDLGASMHRAAQAILALPEAAFGTPAGTLAALGAALRRAIAGSSGPFYATALVRASRRLAATDDADATAEPSARDWAAAFRSAVDAIGELGGARAGDRTMLDALVPAAAAFDRALDHDRDPASAWAAAVEAAEHGAQQTAGMTPRAGRASYLGERAIGTPDGGAVAVACWLRALLPHIR from the coding sequence ATGAAAAAACTCGTGAACCACCCGTCCGATGTCGTGCGCGAAATGCTCGAAGGCATCGCGCGGCAGTCGCCGCATCTCGCGATCCTCGGCGACGAGCACGTGCTCGTCCGCCAGCCGCTGCCCGAGCCGTCGCAGCGCCCCGTCGCGATCCTGTCCGGCGGCGGCAGCGGCCACGAGCCCGCACACGGCGGCTATGTCGGCGAAGGGATGCTGAGCGCGGCCGTCTGCGGTGAAGTGTTCACGTCGCCGTCGACCGACGCCGTGCTCGCCGCGATCCGCGCGAGCGCCGGCCCGAACGGCGCGCTGCTCGTCGTGAAGAACTACACCGGCGACCGCCTCAATTTCGGGCTGGCCGCCGAGCTCGCCCGCGCGGAAGGCATTCCGGTGGAGACAGTGATCGTCGCCGACGACGTGTCGCTGCGCGGTCGCGTCGCGCGCGGGCAGCGGCGTGGAATCGCGGGCACCGTGCTGATCCACAAGCTGGCCGGCGCGGCCGCCGCGCGCGGGCTGCCGCTTGCCCGCGTCGCGGCAATCGCGCGCGACGCGGCGGTCGACCTCGGCACGATGGGCGTCGCGCTCGACGGCTGCACGATCCCCGGCGCCGGGAAATCGGGGTTCAGTCTCGCCGATCACGAGATCGAGCTCGGCCTCGGCATCCACGGCGAGAAAGGCGTCGAACGCACCGCGCCGCTGCCGGCCGACGCGCTCGTCGACACGCTGCTGTCGAGCATCGTCGCCGATCTCGTGCTCGATCGCGGCGAACGCGTCGCGCTGTTCGTCAACGGTCTCGGCGCGACGCCGGACATGGAGCTGGCGATCGTGCTGCGCGCCGCGTACGACAACCTGAGCCGGCGCGGCATCACGGTCGCGCGCGCATGGGCCGGCACGTTCCTGTCCGCGCTGAACATGCCCGGCTGCTCGATTTCGCTGCTGCGCTTGAACGACGAACGCGCCGCGCTGCTCGACGCGCCGACGCAGGCGCGCGCGTGGCCCGGCGGCGGCGCGGTCAATCCGCAGATTCATCTGGCCGCGGCGGCCGCGCACGACGAGCCGCTGCCGCCGCTCGATGCGGCCGGTCGCGCGTGGGCCGCGCGGCTGCAGCCGGCGCTGCATGCGGTCGCGCAGGCGTTGATCGACAACGAAGCGACACTGACGGAACTCGACACGGCCGCGGGCGACGGCGATCTCGGCGCAAGCATGCATCGCGCCGCGCAGGCGATCCTTGCGTTGCCGGAAGCCGCGTTCGGCACGCCGGCCGGTACGCTCGCGGCGCTGGGCGCCGCGTTGCGCCGTGCGATCGCCGGCAGTTCGGGACCGTTTTATGCGACCGCGCTGGTGCGCGCGTCGCGACGCCTCGCCGCCACCGACGATGCCGACGCGACCGCCGAGCCGTCGGCGCGCGACTGGGCCGCGGCGTTCCGTAGCGCGGTGGATGCGATCGGCGAACTCGGCGGCGCGCGCGCCGGCGATCGGACGATGCTCGACGCGCTGGTGCCGGCCGCCGCTGCGTTCGACCGCGCCCTCGACCATGATCGCGATCCCGCGAGCGCATGGGCGGCCGCAGTGGAAGCCGCGGAACACGGTGCGCAGCAAACGGCCGGCATGACGCCGCGCGCCGGGCGGGCGAGCTATCTCGGCGAACGCGCGATCGGCACGCCGGATGGCGGCGCGGTGGCGGTCGCGTGCTGGTTGCGCGCGTTGCTGCCGCATATTCGCTAG